A single Carnobacterium alterfunditum DSM 5972 DNA region contains:
- a CDS encoding IS1380 family transposase: MAILHENRLLFNSNISVSHSGGNLSSDSGLILVKEFMHTINFSNILKQNLIINDNRLYHKHTNQAIIEQIIFQLIGGYQTDSSADILSKDPIFQSLLAKEQLASQPSISRFWDRLNQENIFQLQEVNQILLDKVRTARNTTEMIFDLDSTHSDTFGNQENSNYNAHYQTNGYHPLVAFEGLTGDLLKAELRSGNVYTSNGVADFVQPLFDHYQETVPVSSILVRADSGFATPELYELCEERRNFYVIRLKSNRKLGKIAEQFISIDDQHDWDRKEVHYASVLYQAKNWSHSRRVCIKSTREATELIARHEFIVTNLSEDISAEAVFQTYSKRGTMENYIKEAKNGFYFDKTDSPRFLENHARMMVSVLAYNMVNFMRTLCFTKETKGFQVSTIRLFLFKVAGKLVHSGRKTSLKLSSSHVYQKLFRKILWNIQHFKWE, encoded by the coding sequence TTTTAAAACAAAACCTCATCATTAATGATAATCGACTTTATCATAAACATACTAATCAGGCGATAATTGAACAAATTATTTTTCAATTGATTGGTGGCTATCAAACAGATTCTTCGGCTGACATTTTATCAAAAGATCCCATTTTCCAGAGCCTATTAGCTAAAGAACAACTTGCTTCACAACCGTCTATTTCTCGCTTTTGGGATCGGTTAAATCAAGAAAATATTTTCCAATTGCAAGAAGTCAATCAAATCCTGCTTGATAAAGTACGGACTGCACGTAATACAACTGAGATGATTTTTGATTTAGACTCAACTCATTCGGATACCTTCGGGAATCAAGAAAATTCGAATTATAACGCTCATTACCAAACGAATGGCTATCATCCGCTAGTTGCCTTTGAAGGCTTGACCGGTGATTTATTGAAAGCAGAACTTCGTTCTGGTAACGTGTACACATCCAATGGTGTGGCAGATTTTGTCCAACCACTTTTTGACCATTATCAAGAAACCGTACCTGTAAGTTCTATTCTAGTGCGTGCCGATAGTGGTTTTGCAACTCCTGAATTATATGAGCTATGTGAAGAACGTCGAAATTTTTATGTTATTCGATTGAAATCGAATCGCAAATTAGGCAAAATCGCTGAGCAATTTATCTCTATAGATGATCAACACGATTGGGATAGAAAAGAAGTTCACTACGCTTCTGTACTCTATCAAGCGAAGAACTGGTCACATTCACGAAGAGTTTGTATTAAATCTACGCGTGAAGCAACAGAATTGATTGCTCGACATGAATTTATCGTAACTAATTTATCAGAAGATATTTCTGCAGAAGCGGTCTTTCAAACTTATTCTAAAAGAGGAACCATGGAAAATTATATTAAAGAGGCCAAAAATGGGTTTTATTTCGATAAAACCGACAGCCCTCGTTTCTTAGAAAATCATGCACGCATGATGGTGAGCGTACTAGCTTATAACATGGTCAATTTTATGCGTACTCTTTGTTTTACGAAAGAAACCAAAGGTTTTCAAGTATCAACCATTCGCTTGTTCTTATTTAAAGTGGCAGGTAAGCTTGTTCATTCGGGAAGGAAAACCTCTTTGAAACTCAGTTCCTCCCACGTTTATCAGAAACTCTTTCGTAAAATCTTGTGGAATATCCAGCATTTTAAATGGGAGTAG
- a CDS encoding DUF3013 family protein, which translates to MMAQETVLDYLGEALEESDFEFDWKLEWNKKQHAIEVYFSIFAEKQEENIVIEDIEGTTAQGNIIQFEDAICLFDPKKSKIQTDNYLKAFPVDFKMGIEKGYIDAILKTLRIVVTEGQSDLLDFATDPTIEEFELNWNDTNFDGTIKTLKNINRYDEEKLPYPKY; encoded by the coding sequence ATGATGGCACAAGAAACCGTATTAGATTATTTAGGAGAAGCATTGGAAGAAAGTGATTTTGAATTTGATTGGAAATTAGAATGGAATAAAAAACAGCACGCAATCGAAGTTTATTTTTCGATTTTTGCTGAAAAACAAGAAGAAAATATTGTGATCGAAGACATAGAAGGAACTACAGCTCAAGGCAACATTATCCAATTTGAGGATGCTATCTGCCTTTTTGATCCTAAAAAATCAAAGATTCAAACAGATAACTACTTAAAAGCCTTTCCAGTTGATTTTAAAATGGGCATTGAAAAAGGATATATTGATGCGATTCTAAAGACACTTCGTATAGTTGTTACAGAAGGACAATCCGATTTACTAGATTTTGCTACCGACCCAACAATCGAAGAATTTGAGTTAAACTGGAATGATACTAATTTTGACGGAACAATCAAAACATTAAAAAATATCAATCGTTACGATGAAGAGAAACTCCCTTATCCAAAATATTAA
- the prmA gene encoding 50S ribosomal protein L11 methyltransferase, whose product MKWIELQIQTSNEAVEAVSNILIESGSQGVAIEDRQDFLNNPDDGFGEIWALDEADFSKEGVIIKAYFPDTLFLPELVPNIKLRIEELKTFGLNIAPNNIKVDEVAEENWATAWKKYYHPLQVTRFLTVVPSWEEYDLKHSDERVIRLDPGLAFGTGTHPTTILSLQALETYIRGDETILDVGTGSGVLSIASKALGAKHVHAYDLDDVAVKAAVENIELNEYAKDIIVKANDLLKGVTIEADIVVANILAEIIIPLIPEAFDVLKPGGLFLTSGIIEDKKELILSEQRKQGFTIVQVQQMKDWCSIVAQKPLAEDE is encoded by the coding sequence ATGAAGTGGATTGAATTACAAATACAAACCTCAAATGAAGCTGTTGAAGCTGTTTCAAATATTCTTATTGAGTCAGGTTCCCAAGGGGTAGCTATTGAGGATAGACAAGATTTCTTGAATAACCCTGATGATGGCTTTGGTGAGATATGGGCGTTAGATGAAGCAGACTTTTCTAAAGAAGGTGTGATCATAAAAGCCTATTTTCCAGATACGCTATTTTTACCTGAATTGGTCCCAAACATCAAACTTAGAATCGAAGAACTCAAGACATTTGGCTTAAATATTGCGCCAAATAATATAAAAGTAGACGAGGTTGCAGAAGAAAATTGGGCTACGGCTTGGAAAAAATATTACCATCCTTTGCAAGTAACTCGATTTTTAACAGTCGTTCCAAGTTGGGAAGAGTATGACCTAAAACATTCAGATGAGCGAGTGATCCGGTTAGATCCGGGTTTAGCATTTGGTACAGGTACTCATCCAACAACCATACTTTCCTTACAAGCTCTTGAAACATACATTCGTGGAGATGAAACGATTTTAGATGTAGGGACAGGTTCAGGTGTATTAAGTATCGCCAGTAAAGCTCTAGGTGCCAAACATGTTCATGCCTATGATTTAGACGATGTGGCTGTAAAAGCAGCTGTTGAAAATATTGAGTTGAATGAGTATGCTAAAGATATTATTGTAAAAGCCAATGATTTGTTGAAAGGCGTAACGATCGAAGCTGATATCGTTGTAGCAAATATTCTAGCAGAAATCATTATTCCGCTTATACCAGAAGCTTTTGATGTACTCAAACCAGGCGGTCTATTTTTAACTTCAGGGATCATTGAGGATAAAAAAGAGTTGATCCTCTCTGAGCAAAGAAAACAAGGCTTTACAATCGTACAAGTGCAGCAAATGAAAGACTGGTGCAGTATCGTCGCTCAAAAACCTTTAGCGGAGGATGAGTAA
- a CDS encoding 16S rRNA (uracil(1498)-N(3))-methyltransferase, whose product MQRYFLNEDLKDYQNQTISISGDSFHHMIKVMRMKVDHRVYLVTKDQQAFIAKINAIEENKVLLNWVEDDLRQQELPIDVTIASGLPKGDKLDLIVQKGTELGASAFIPFAGSFSITKWDTKKAAKKIERLQKIAQEAAEQSHRTKIPTLQPLASVKQLIEMKEQFDVCLVAYEESAKAGEDQNFVKGLKMLPAGGKLLIVFGPEGGLSKDEVGAFIQNGFLPCALGPRILRTETAPLYALAAASYHFELMHK is encoded by the coding sequence ATGCAACGCTATTTTTTAAATGAAGATTTAAAGGATTATCAAAATCAAACTATTTCGATTAGCGGAGATAGTTTTCATCACATGATAAAAGTAATGCGTATGAAAGTTGATCATCGTGTATACCTTGTAACCAAAGATCAGCAAGCTTTTATTGCTAAAATCAATGCAATTGAAGAAAATAAAGTTCTTTTAAACTGGGTCGAAGATGATCTTAGACAACAAGAATTGCCGATCGATGTGACGATTGCTAGCGGCCTTCCTAAAGGAGACAAGTTAGATCTGATCGTCCAAAAGGGAACAGAATTAGGCGCAAGTGCGTTCATTCCTTTTGCGGGGTCTTTTTCGATCACAAAATGGGATACCAAAAAAGCAGCTAAAAAAATCGAACGATTACAAAAGATTGCACAGGAAGCAGCTGAACAATCGCACCGTACAAAAATTCCAACACTTCAGCCACTTGCTTCGGTGAAGCAGCTGATTGAGATGAAAGAACAATTTGATGTCTGTTTAGTAGCATATGAAGAAAGTGCTAAAGCAGGAGAAGATCAAAATTTTGTTAAAGGATTAAAAATGCTGCCTGCTGGCGGAAAGTTACTCATTGTTTTTGGTCCGGAAGGCGGGTTATCTAAAGATGAAGTAGGCGCATTCATTCAGAATGGCTTTTTGCCTTGTGCACTGGGTCCAAGAATTTTAAGAACCGAAACTGCTCCATTGTATGCACTGGCAGCGGCTTCGTATCATTTTGAATTGATGCATAAATGA
- the deoC gene encoding deoxyribose-phosphate aldolase — translation MTVELNKTIDHTLLKPEATEAQIKMLCEEAAEYDFMSVCINPTWVKKAAELLSGTDVKVCTVIGFPLGANTSEVKAFEAENAIQNGATEVDMVINIGALKGGNDALVQSDIESVVNVSKGRALSKVIIETALLTNEEKIRACELAKKAGADFVKTSTGFSTGGATLEDIKLMRATVGPDMGVKASGGVRTTEDAKQFIEAGATRLGSSNGLAIVKG, via the coding sequence ATGACAGTAGAATTAAACAAAACAATTGATCACACATTATTAAAACCAGAAGCAACGGAGGCACAAATCAAAATGCTTTGTGAAGAAGCAGCAGAATATGACTTTATGTCTGTATGTATCAACCCAACTTGGGTAAAAAAAGCTGCAGAACTACTTAGTGGTACAGACGTAAAAGTATGTACGGTCATTGGTTTTCCTTTAGGAGCTAATACATCTGAAGTAAAAGCCTTTGAAGCAGAAAATGCGATTCAAAATGGGGCAACTGAAGTGGATATGGTCATCAATATTGGCGCTCTTAAAGGCGGGAATGACGCTTTAGTCCAAAGTGACATCGAAAGTGTAGTAAATGTTTCAAAAGGAAGAGCGTTGTCAAAAGTTATTATCGAAACAGCCTTATTAACAAATGAAGAAAAGATACGTGCATGCGAACTGGCTAAAAAAGCAGGAGCTGATTTTGTGAAAACATCTACCGGTTTTTCAACAGGCGGAGCAACACTTGAAGACATTAAATTGATGCGTGCTACTGTAGGACCTGATATGGGTGTTAAAGCAAGTGGTGGCGTTCGTACAACGGAAGATGCTAAACAATTTATTGAAGCAGGCGCTACTCGTTTAGGTTCTTCAAACGGATTAGCAATCGTAAAAGGTTAA
- a CDS encoding RelA/SpoT family protein → MPKNKDYTAQEVIALTVTYMNSSHVAFVKKACDFATNAHRDQFRKSGEPYIIHPIQVAGILAELKMDPVTVATGFLHDVVEDTEYTFEDISREFSPEVAILVDGVTKLGKIKYKSHEEQQAENHRKMLLAMAKDLRVIMVKLADRLHNLRTLKFHRPEKQRQIANETLEVYAPLAHRLGINLIKWELEDTSLRYLNPQQYYRIVHLMNSKREEREAYISDSISKIQESVEELNITADITGRPKHIYSIYRKMRDHKKQFDQIYDLLAIRVIVDSIKDCYAVLGAIHTRWKPMPGRFKDYIAMPKSNMYQSIHTTVIGQYGKPIEVQIRTKEMHAVAEYGVAAHWAYKEGITKKIEDDSDDNKLAWFRDIIELQDDSKDASDFMASVKQDIFKDKVYVFTPKGDVSELPSGAGPLDFAFNIHTEIGNKTIGAKINGKIVPLNYKLKTGDIIEILTSPNSYGPSRDWINLVSTSKAKNKIKRFFKLQDREVNIIKGRDMLEKQLNDMQFQPKNFLTKSNIKMLLERFNFTSEDDLYAAIGFGELTALVIANRLTEKERKDRENEKKVQEVTSIESKTKKEPEKIKVKHEGGIVIQGIDNLLIRISRCCNPVPGDEIVGYITKGRGVSIHRKNCPNVLAAKDAENRLIEVEWEEATSKSQDYNAELQIIGYNRSGLLNEVLQVVNSMTKNLNNVNGKVDKDKMATITLTVGIQNIAQLDKIVEKIKSIPDVYNVRRMSS, encoded by the coding sequence ATGCCCAAAAATAAAGATTACACTGCACAAGAAGTAATTGCCTTAACCGTTACTTACATGAATAGCAGTCATGTGGCTTTTGTCAAAAAGGCTTGTGATTTTGCCACAAATGCTCATAGAGATCAGTTTAGAAAATCAGGAGAGCCTTATATCATCCATCCGATACAAGTTGCCGGTATCTTAGCTGAATTAAAGATGGATCCTGTTACAGTAGCGACCGGATTTCTTCATGATGTTGTAGAGGATACTGAATATACCTTTGAAGATATTTCAAGAGAATTTTCTCCCGAAGTTGCGATACTTGTAGATGGTGTTACTAAATTAGGAAAAATTAAATATAAATCACATGAAGAGCAGCAAGCAGAAAATCATCGTAAAATGTTGTTGGCAATGGCAAAAGATTTAAGAGTGATCATGGTTAAATTGGCTGATCGCTTGCATAATCTTCGTACACTGAAATTTCATAGACCCGAAAAACAAAGACAAATTGCAAATGAAACACTTGAAGTGTATGCTCCGCTTGCTCACCGTTTAGGGATCAATTTAATTAAATGGGAATTAGAAGATACTTCATTACGCTATTTAAATCCGCAACAATACTACCGAATTGTCCATTTAATGAACTCTAAAAGAGAAGAGAGAGAAGCTTATATCTCCGATTCTATTTCAAAGATTCAAGAATCAGTTGAAGAATTAAATATAACTGCAGATATCACCGGTAGACCAAAGCATATTTATTCCATCTATCGTAAAATGCGTGATCATAAAAAACAATTTGATCAAATTTATGATTTATTAGCGATTCGTGTCATCGTTGATTCAATTAAGGATTGCTACGCTGTATTAGGAGCTATCCATACCCGTTGGAAACCAATGCCAGGCAGATTCAAAGATTACATTGCCATGCCAAAATCGAATATGTACCAATCGATCCATACCACTGTTATCGGACAGTATGGTAAACCTATAGAAGTCCAAATCCGGACAAAGGAAATGCACGCAGTAGCTGAATATGGAGTTGCAGCTCACTGGGCATACAAAGAAGGCATCACTAAAAAAATTGAAGATGATTCAGATGACAATAAATTAGCATGGTTTAGGGATATCATCGAATTACAAGATGACTCAAAAGATGCTAGCGACTTTATGGCGAGTGTTAAACAAGATATTTTCAAAGATAAAGTTTACGTTTTTACACCAAAAGGAGACGTCAGTGAATTGCCTTCAGGAGCTGGTCCGTTAGACTTTGCGTTTAATATCCATACTGAAATAGGGAATAAGACGATTGGTGCTAAGATAAATGGTAAAATCGTGCCCTTAAATTATAAGTTGAAAACAGGAGATATCATTGAAATATTAACATCTCCAAATTCATACGGCCCTAGCCGTGATTGGATCAACTTAGTATCAACTAGCAAAGCCAAAAATAAAATCAAACGTTTCTTTAAGCTGCAAGATCGAGAAGTGAATATCATAAAGGGTCGAGATATGCTTGAAAAGCAGTTGAACGACATGCAATTTCAACCCAAAAATTTCTTGACGAAAAGCAACATCAAGATGCTCCTAGAACGCTTTAATTTCACTTCAGAGGATGATTTATATGCTGCAATCGGTTTTGGTGAATTAACAGCTCTTGTAATAGCTAATCGTTTAACAGAAAAAGAACGTAAAGATCGAGAAAACGAAAAAAAAGTCCAAGAAGTTACGTCAATTGAATCGAAAACTAAAAAAGAGCCTGAGAAAATCAAAGTGAAACACGAAGGTGGCATTGTCATTCAAGGAATCGATAATTTGCTCATTCGTATTAGCCGCTGCTGTAATCCTGTACCAGGTGATGAAATTGTTGGATATATCACAAAAGGCAGAGGCGTTTCGATTCATCGTAAAAATTGCCCTAATGTTCTTGCAGCAAAAGATGCAGAAAATCGATTAATTGAAGTCGAATGGGAAGAAGCTACTTCTAAAAGTCAAGATTACAATGCTGAGTTACAAATCATTGGCTATAATCGCTCGGGCTTGTTGAATGAAGTCTTACAAGTTGTAAATAGTATGACAAAAAATTTAAATAACGTAAATGGAAAAGTAGATAAAGATAAGATGGCTACTATTACATTAA